The Geobacter sp. AOG2 genome includes a window with the following:
- a CDS encoding SMP-30/gluconolactonase/LRE family protein — MKRTATHAGRERLPRGTALAVAWLLAFALVAGTVGCAAVSGPNTATTLDKIVWPPPPMPPRVVWVQSLATADDAGIRKGFWSRLWGAVFGEEVIRITRPYGLHVDDKNRILIADAGGRAIHVIDRASGRYELVRGQEGNRFSSPIGIAEDAGEMVYVSDSAAGKIYRFNLDDLRVEPFITHGLQRPTGIVYNPRNNLLYVSDTLAGQIAAFTIKGAEAFRFGMPGENPGQFNRPTDLTVDGQGRIFVTDALNGRVQIFSADGAYLKGFGKLGNASGLFAKPKGIGIDSDGHMHICDALFDTVQIFDEDGQFLLSYGNRGGGKGELWMPSGLYIDRNDFIYVADTYNNRLQVFRYIREPRGN; from the coding sequence ATGAAACGCACCGCGACCCACGCAGGAAGGGAACGATTGCCGCGGGGGACCGCACTTGCCGTGGCATGGCTCCTGGCGTTCGCCCTCGTGGCGGGGACGGTGGGGTGTGCCGCCGTCTCCGGGCCGAACACGGCAACCACGCTCGACAAGATCGTCTGGCCGCCTCCCCCCATGCCGCCCCGCGTCGTCTGGGTCCAGTCCCTTGCTACCGCCGATGACGCCGGGATCCGCAAAGGCTTCTGGAGCAGGTTGTGGGGCGCCGTCTTCGGTGAGGAGGTGATACGCATTACCCGTCCCTACGGCCTTCACGTGGATGACAAGAACCGGATACTCATCGCCGATGCGGGCGGCAGGGCCATCCATGTCATCGACCGGGCTTCAGGACGGTACGAACTGGTCAGGGGACAGGAGGGAAACCGGTTTTCATCGCCTATCGGCATCGCGGAGGATGCCGGCGAAATGGTCTACGTGAGCGACTCGGCGGCGGGGAAAATCTATCGGTTCAATCTTGACGACCTCCGGGTTGAACCGTTCATTACCCACGGTTTGCAGCGGCCTACCGGCATCGTCTACAACCCGCGCAACAACCTGCTGTACGTAAGCGATACCCTGGCGGGGCAGATCGCGGCCTTCACCATCAAAGGAGCGGAGGCCTTTCGTTTCGGCATGCCCGGCGAAAATCCGGGCCAGTTCAACCGTCCCACCGACCTGACGGTCGATGGCCAGGGGCGTATTTTCGTGACCGACGCCCTTAATGGCCGGGTGCAGATCTTTTCTGCGGATGGCGCCTACCTGAAAGGCTTCGGCAAACTGGGCAACGCATCGGGGCTCTTTGCCAAACCCAAGGGGATCGGCATCGACAGTGACGGGCACATGCATATCTGCGATGCGCTCTTCGATACGGTTCAGATATTTGATGAAGATGGGCAGTTCCTGCTCAGCTACGGCAACAGAGGCGGCGGCAAAGGCGAACTCTGGATGCCGTCGGGGCTTTACATCGATCGCAACGACTTCATCTACGTAGCCGATACCTACAACAACAGGCTCCAGGTGTTCCGGTACATCCGGGAACCACGGGGAAATTAG
- a CDS encoding cytochrome c3 family protein, with product MQKISQPATLVIAALALAIIAPGTSVATGILNSKHNLSISGPGTIKAVSEERVCVFCHTPHHANPLTPLWSRPTSTAIYDLYQSSTLVAKPGQPSGSARLCLSCHDGTIALGAFYGSSESIPMAGGITSMPTGNPTNLKTDLRDDHPISFAFTNELALQNGQLNPPGSLPHAVRLEEGGMLQCTACHNPHSDTYGKFLVMNNSDSALCKACHSITGWNASIHATAGQGAGCTLCHASHNAGRNERLLKFADEEANCYQCHSATGGAADIATVTNKFYNHPVSATTGVHDPGENPLTASKHVECEDCHNPHQVQTASAAAPAVSGSLVGVKGVSSSGAVLPTAATNEFEICFRCHAENSFYATQTIVRQIQELNTRLDFDTSNPSFHPVVAIGKGGNVPSLRIQYSTSSMIYCCDCHANDDSSQPKGPHGSNYKHILVARYETDIYPLAYSEANYALCFRCHDQNIVLDPAKSAFPAHQQHVVTHQVPCSVCHDPHGVPQARGATVAANSHLINFDLRFVTSGTYDSSARSCTVSCHAANPKYY from the coding sequence ATGCAGAAGATTTCGCAGCCGGCGACACTCGTAATAGCGGCTTTGGCCCTGGCGATCATCGCTCCGGGCACGTCCGTGGCTACTGGAATACTGAACAGCAAACACAACCTGTCCATATCGGGGCCCGGCACCATCAAGGCCGTCAGCGAAGAGCGGGTCTGCGTTTTCTGTCACACGCCCCATCACGCGAACCCCTTGACACCGCTCTGGAGCCGCCCGACCAGCACCGCCATCTACGACCTCTACCAATCCTCGACCCTGGTGGCGAAACCGGGGCAGCCGAGCGGCTCCGCACGCCTCTGCCTCAGCTGTCACGACGGCACCATCGCCCTGGGGGCCTTTTACGGTTCGTCGGAAAGCATCCCGATGGCCGGGGGAATAACCTCCATGCCGACCGGCAACCCGACCAACCTGAAAACCGACCTGCGTGACGACCATCCCATATCCTTTGCCTTCACCAACGAGTTGGCCCTGCAGAACGGCCAGCTCAATCCGCCCGGTTCCCTTCCTCACGCGGTCCGGCTCGAAGAGGGGGGAATGCTTCAATGCACCGCCTGCCACAACCCCCATAGCGATACCTACGGCAAGTTCCTGGTTATGAATAACTCCGACTCGGCTCTGTGCAAGGCCTGCCACAGCATAACCGGATGGAACGCCTCCATCCATGCCACCGCCGGTCAAGGGGCGGGCTGCACCCTCTGCCACGCCAGCCATAATGCCGGCAGAAACGAGCGGCTGCTCAAATTCGCCGACGAGGAGGCCAACTGTTATCAGTGCCATTCGGCAACCGGCGGGGCGGCGGATATAGCAACCGTAACCAACAAGTTCTACAATCATCCCGTGAGCGCGACCACCGGCGTCCACGACCCCGGCGAAAATCCGCTGACCGCCTCGAAGCATGTGGAATGCGAAGACTGCCACAACCCCCACCAGGTGCAGACGGCGTCTGCGGCAGCCCCGGCCGTCTCCGGTTCCCTGGTAGGGGTCAAAGGGGTTTCGAGCAGCGGTGCGGTGCTCCCCACAGCCGCCACCAACGAGTTTGAGATCTGTTTTCGGTGCCATGCCGAGAATAGTTTTTACGCCACGCAGACCATCGTCAGGCAGATTCAGGAACTCAATACGCGTCTGGACTTCGATACCTCGAACCCCTCCTTTCACCCCGTGGTGGCCATCGGCAAGGGCGGCAACGTACCAAGCCTGCGCATCCAGTACAGCACCAGCAGTATGATCTACTGCTGCGACTGCCACGCCAACGACGACAGCAGCCAACCCAAGGGGCCGCACGGTTCCAACTACAAGCATATCCTGGTTGCCCGTTATGAAACCGACATCTACCCGCTCGCCTACAGCGAGGCCAATTATGCCCTCTGCTTCCGCTGCCACGATCAGAATATTGTGCTTGATCCCGCCAAGTCCGCGTTTCCGGCCCACCAGCAACATGTGGTTACCCACCAGGTCCCCTGCTCGGTCTGCCATGACCCCCACGGCGTCCCGCAGGCCCGCGGCGCCACCGTGGCCGCCAACTCCCATCTGATCAATTTCGACCTCCGGTTTGTCACTTCGGGGACATACGATTCCTCCGCCCGGAGCTGTACGGTGAGTTGCCATGCAGCGAATCCCAAGTATTACTGA
- a CDS encoding cytochrome C has translation MKRLRIKTGLLTATTAASLVLAAGTSFAAHPPVTLYTFEEIGMQMAGGAKVPVQVDANGNGMPYSPKQTCGTAGCHVMNGVDYTYDKISDHAFHSNQGRSEYSDSSDGKFDATKNKPWTQSTAMVGKW, from the coding sequence ATGAAACGATTGAGAATCAAAACGGGCCTGCTGACGGCGACAACCGCTGCCAGCCTGGTCCTGGCGGCAGGCACTTCGTTTGCCGCCCATCCTCCGGTCACGCTCTATACCTTCGAGGAAATCGGCATGCAAATGGCCGGTGGAGCGAAAGTGCCGGTCCAGGTCGATGCAAACGGCAACGGCATGCCCTACAGCCCGAAGCAGACCTGCGGCACCGCAGGCTGCCACGTGATGAACGGCGTCGATTACACCTACGACAAGATCTCCGACCACGCGTTCCATTCGAACCAAGGGAGAAGTGAGTACTCCGATTCTTCCGACGGAAAATTCGATGCCACCAAGAACAAGCCATGGACCCAGTCGACCGCCATGGTCGGCAAGTGGTGA